In Cyclobacteriaceae bacterium, the DNA window GTATACGGATGGCGCTAATGTGGAAGTCAACGCTCCTCCTCCAGGTATCCTGGTAACAACCCCAGCTACTTTAAATATCCGGGTTCCGATCTTAACAGAATCATCAGAACTTATCTCATATTGACGGGCAAGCGACTCATCAAGCATCGCATAACTTCCTGTCTTCATTAGTTCATACGCATTGGATGGTTGCGTTTCAAGCTTTCCATAAAAAGGAAAATCACCGTGCAATGCCGTCAGTTTTACCAATCTTGACTGACGTGTATTCATGAACATCACCATGGATGCCATCTCAGCATCTCCTGCGGTTGTCAGATGTGCTGTATCAAGGGTGGTAAGGATTTCTTTTTCAAATTTTCGGTTGCTACTGATGACCAAATCAGCACCAAGAAGTTCCTTGGCATTCTGGTCCAGTGAATCCTGCAATGAATAATTGAGAGAGCCAATAGATACAACGGCTGCAATTCCCGTTATGAGGGAAGCTACAAGCAGAAACAATCTTGAGAAATTATTTCTTGCATCGCGCCAGGCCATCACCCAAACCCATGAGTCACGCCAGAACGGCCGAACATCGCGCTTGATTTTAATGAGGTATTCGATCATGACGTTACCAATCGTCTTTCCTCAACAATTTTTCCTCCCTTCATTTGAAGGATCCAATCCGTTTTCTGGGCCAGTTCAAGATTATGCGTAACAAGGACAAGAGTTGTCTTCTCTTCCCCATTGATTCCAAACAAAAGATCGATTACCTGCTTAGCGTTTTCTTCGTCGAGATTTCCGGTTGGTTCATCTGCAAACAGAATTTTTGGTGACGTGATGAAGGCTCTTGCAATCGCCACTCTTTGCTGCTCACCTCCCGAAAGCTGTGAAGGAAAATGATGAAGCCGATCACCCAAACCAACTCTTTTTAACAATTCAATTGCACGTGGTTCAATATTGCGCTCACCTCTTAGCTCAAGCGGCACCATAACATTCTCCAGGGCAGTGAGAGTTGACAGAAGTTGAAAGTTTTGAAATACAAATCCCGTAAACTGATTTCTAAGATAAGCCCGATCGTCCTCGCTCATTGAGTTGAGTTTAAATCCCATGAGAGAGACTGCACCGCTGGTTGGTACATCCAGACCAGCGCACAGGCCCAATAACGTGGTTTTGCCGCTCCCTGAAGGGCCGATCAAAGCCAGGCGCGATCCTTGCTCCACCTTGAATGATACGTCGCTAAGAACTACCAGATCCTTTTCCCCTGAAGGATAAGCTTTGGTGAGATTCTCTACGGATAAAAGTATTTCTGCCATATAACGTCAGTCGGATCGTGAAATAAATCGTTAATTACCTAAAATTGTTT includes these proteins:
- a CDS encoding ABC transporter ATP-binding protein, with product MAEILLSVENLTKAYPSGEKDLVVLSDVSFKVEQGSRLALIGPSGSGKTTLLGLCAGLDVPTSGAVSLMGFKLNSMSEDDRAYLRNQFTGFVFQNFQLLSTLTALENVMVPLELRGERNIEPRAIELLKRVGLGDRLHHFPSQLSGGEQQRVAIARAFITSPKILFADEPTGNLDEENAKQVIDLLFGINGEEKTTLVLVTHNLELAQKTDWILQMKGGKIVEERRLVTS